From the Bacillus sp. SM2101 genome, one window contains:
- a CDS encoding YhcN/YlaJ family sporulation lipoprotein produces the protein MRKSVFSISGSLLLVGVLAACNTTAKEEALEYNERTRPIGYYSNENINHNRYNQNTGNAYMMNDNDGAITEFMDRNVTNNKRNIAYKKSTNYNNAPMRFPATVNREPLADQSGYNYHGHLNNLTTPARSSYYTNYEGRLAEDISRKAETIPNVRAARTLVRGNDVIVACDTTGNQREVINDVQRSIGTLANGKNVKVVTDTGTLSLIRQIDNDIRNGGPRETINKSINDLFEGSINTRMR, from the coding sequence TTGCGGAAATCTGTATTTTCGATATCAGGATCGCTATTACTTGTTGGAGTGCTAGCAGCTTGTAATACAACTGCTAAAGAAGAAGCACTTGAATATAACGAACGGACAAGGCCAATTGGATATTATTCAAATGAAAATATAAACCATAATCGGTATAACCAAAATACTGGTAATGCTTATATGATGAATGATAATGATGGTGCGATAACAGAATTTATGGATAGAAACGTTACAAATAACAAAAGGAATATTGCTTATAAAAAAAGTACAAATTATAACAATGCTCCAATGCGTTTTCCAGCAACAGTTAACCGCGAGCCACTTGCAGATCAATCAGGGTATAATTACCATGGACACTTAAATAACTTAACAACACCGGCAAGGTCATCATATTACACCAATTATGAAGGAAGACTTGCTGAAGATATTTCACGAAAAGCAGAAACTATTCCAAATGTAAGGGCAGCACGTACGTTAGTTCGTGGAAATGATGTTATTGTTGCCTGTGATACTACAGGAAATCAAAGAGAAGTTATTAATGATGTCCAGCGATCAATCGGTACACTTGCTAATGGAAAAAATGTGAAGGTTGTAACAGATACGGGAACACTTTCATTAATTCGTCAAATAGATAACGATATCCGAAACGGTGGACCTCGAGAAACAATTAATAAATCAATTAACGATTTGTTTGAAGGTTCAATAAACACACGTATGAGATAA
- the queA gene encoding tRNA preQ1(34) S-adenosylmethionine ribosyltransferase-isomerase QueA: MKVDLFDFDLPEQLIAQTPLENREASRLMVLDKQTGEINNQQFENIISFLNEGDCLVLNDTKVLPARLFGEKEDTGAKIEVLLLKQQNNDEWETLVKPAKRVKEGTIILFGDGRLKAECTHTSEQGGRTLKFTYDGIFVEVLDSLGEMPLPPYIKEQLEDRERYQTVFAREIGSAAAPTAGLHFTEQILTKLRNKGVHIAFITLHVGLGTFRPVSVETIEEHDMHAEYYQMTEGTAKLLNDVRNSGGKIVAVGTTTTRTLETIARDNHGKFTSCSGWTDIFIFPGYKFKAIDAMLTNFHLPKSTLIMLVSALAGRENILRAYNLAVKKSYRFFSFGDAMLIK, encoded by the coding sequence TTGAAAGTAGACTTATTTGATTTTGATTTACCTGAACAATTAATTGCTCAAACACCGCTTGAGAATCGTGAAGCATCAAGATTAATGGTGTTAGATAAACAAACTGGTGAGATCAACAATCAACAATTTGAAAATATTATATCCTTCCTCAATGAAGGTGATTGTCTCGTCTTAAATGACACGAAAGTACTACCCGCCCGTTTATTTGGTGAAAAAGAAGATACTGGTGCGAAAATAGAAGTGTTGCTATTGAAGCAACAAAATAACGATGAATGGGAAACATTAGTTAAACCTGCAAAAAGAGTAAAAGAAGGAACCATCATTTTATTCGGCGATGGGCGATTAAAAGCGGAATGCACGCATACTAGTGAACAAGGAGGGAGAACTTTAAAGTTTACGTATGACGGTATATTTGTAGAGGTGCTAGACTCTCTAGGGGAAATGCCATTACCTCCATATATAAAAGAACAGCTTGAAGATCGTGAGCGCTATCAAACAGTATTTGCACGTGAAATAGGATCAGCTGCTGCTCCAACTGCAGGGCTCCATTTTACTGAGCAAATATTAACAAAACTTCGTAATAAAGGTGTGCACATTGCTTTTATTACACTTCATGTTGGATTAGGTACTTTTCGACCTGTAAGTGTTGAAACAATTGAAGAGCATGATATGCATGCTGAATATTATCAAATGACAGAGGGTACAGCAAAATTGTTAAATGATGTGCGAAACAGTGGAGGAAAGATCGTAGCAGTTGGGACAACTACAACTCGGACGTTAGAAACAATTGCAAGAGACAATCATGGAAAATTTACCTCTTGTAGTGGTTGGACTGATATATTTATATTCCCTGGGTACAAATTCAAGGCAATAGATGCAATGTTAACAAATTTTCATTTACCAAAATCTACACTCATTATGCTTGTTAGTGCTTTAGCAGGAAGAGAAAATATATTAAGAGCCTACAACTTGGCAGTGAAAAAAAGTTATCGCTTTTTTAGTTTTGGTGATGCAATGTTAATTAAGTAA
- the nadA gene encoding quinolinate synthase NadA → MNVLDLIQSEKHQGLPERYRELSTEEMVRRVSEIKENFGNKLYIPGHHYQKDEVIQFADTTGDSLQLAQVSAANKEAEYIVFCGVHFMAETADILTDHNQKVILPDMRAGCSMADMANLEQTERGFSKMKAEFGDTILPLTYVNSTAEIKAFVGRNGGATVTSSNAKKMLEWAFTQKERILFLPDQHLGRNTAYDLGIPLEQMAVWNPISDSFEYEGDLEDVKVILWKGHCSVHENFTVENIKEIRATKPDMNIIVHPECSREVVELSDDAGSTKYIIETISKAEAGSKWAIGTEMNLVNRIINDHPDKEIISLNPAMCPCLTMNRIDLPHLLWALEELEKGNVHNQIIVPEQVAEDSLKALERMLARA, encoded by the coding sequence TTGAACGTACTAGATTTAATTCAAAGTGAAAAACATCAAGGATTGCCTGAGCGATATCGAGAATTATCAACAGAAGAAATGGTCAGACGTGTGTCGGAAATAAAGGAGAATTTCGGTAATAAGTTGTATATTCCAGGCCACCATTATCAGAAAGATGAAGTTATTCAATTCGCAGACACGACAGGTGATTCACTCCAACTAGCACAAGTTTCAGCTGCAAATAAAGAAGCTGAATATATTGTGTTTTGTGGAGTGCATTTTATGGCTGAAACAGCAGATATATTGACCGACCACAATCAAAAAGTAATCTTGCCAGATATGCGCGCAGGATGCTCGATGGCAGATATGGCAAACCTTGAACAAACTGAGCGCGGTTTTAGCAAGATGAAAGCCGAATTTGGGGATACAATTTTACCTTTAACATATGTCAATTCAACAGCTGAAATTAAGGCATTTGTTGGAAGAAACGGTGGTGCTACGGTCACATCTTCAAATGCGAAAAAAATGCTTGAATGGGCATTTACACAAAAAGAAAGAATTTTATTTTTGCCTGACCAGCACTTAGGAAGAAATACTGCCTACGATTTAGGAATTCCTTTAGAACAAATGGCTGTTTGGAATCCAATCTCTGATAGCTTCGAATATGAAGGTGACTTAGAAGATGTAAAGGTGATTTTATGGAAAGGGCATTGTTCTGTCCATGAAAATTTCACTGTTGAGAATATTAAAGAAATACGCGCCACTAAACCTGATATGAATATTATTGTTCACCCTGAATGTAGTCGTGAAGTTGTTGAATTATCAGATGATGCAGGCTCAACTAAATATATTATAGAAACAATTTCTAAAGCGGAAGCTGGAAGTAAGTGGGCAATCGGCACAGAGATGAACTTAGTTAATCGCATAATTAACGATCATCCTGATAAAGAAATTATATCGTTAAATCCGGCAATGTGTCCTTGTTTAACTATGAATCGTATAGATTTACCGCATCTACTTTGGGCATTAGAAGAGCTTGAAAAGGGCAATGTTCATAATCAAATTATTGTCCCAGAACAAGTTGCAGAAGATTCATTGAAGGCGTTAGAAAGAATGCTTGCAAGGGCATGA
- the nadC gene encoding carboxylating nicotinate-nucleotide diphosphorylase, whose protein sequence is MNKIKLRKDIEQFFLEDIGERDVTSETIFPTHQQGIAKMIAKGDGLFCGEDIIKEGYQILDSNIAVETHKTDGDIVAAGDVIATIEGSIQNILIGERVILNLIQRMSGIATLTNEVVKQLNSDHTRICDTRKTTPGLRMFEKYAVSCGGGYNHRIGLYDGVMIKDNHIAFCGSITKAVTAVRQQVGHMVKIEVETETEEQVIEAVKAKADVIMFDNCTPEAIKKYVSLVPTSIITEASGGINLESLPLYRDTGVDYISLGMLTHSVKALDISMRVK, encoded by the coding sequence ATGAACAAAATTAAGTTACGGAAAGACATTGAGCAATTTTTTTTAGAAGACATTGGTGAGAGAGATGTAACATCTGAAACAATCTTTCCTACTCATCAACAAGGCATAGCAAAAATGATAGCTAAAGGTGATGGGCTTTTTTGCGGAGAAGACATTATTAAAGAGGGCTATCAAATACTTGATTCCAATATTGCTGTAGAGACACATAAGACCGATGGTGATATAGTAGCTGCTGGTGATGTTATTGCAACCATTGAAGGCTCGATACAAAATATTCTCATTGGTGAGCGTGTGATATTAAACTTAATACAACGGATGAGCGGCATTGCAACACTCACTAATGAAGTAGTTAAGCAATTAAACAGTGATCATACGAGGATATGCGATACAAGAAAAACGACACCAGGATTACGTATGTTTGAAAAATATGCTGTTTCTTGTGGAGGTGGATATAATCATCGTATAGGTCTTTATGATGGTGTAATGATTAAAGATAATCATATAGCCTTTTGTGGATCAATTACAAAGGCTGTAACAGCCGTTAGACAGCAAGTAGGTCATATGGTAAAAATTGAGGTAGAAACGGAGACTGAAGAACAAGTAATAGAAGCAGTGAAAGCAAAGGCTGATGTTATTATGTTTGATAATTGTACGCCGGAAGCAATTAAAAAATATGTTTCTTTAGTGCCCACAAGTATAATTACAGAAGCATCAGGAGGAATCAATCTTGAAAGCTTACCGTTATACAGAGATACTGGTGTAGATTATATATCCTTAGGAATGCTTACACATTCTGTCAAGGCTTTAGATATTAGCATGAGAGTTAAATAA
- the ruvA gene encoding Holliday junction branch migration protein RuvA: MIEFVKGSIQYINPEYIVIENNGIGYEIQTPNPYVFHVQSEETIYTYQYVREDVLALYGFQTREEKALFRKLLQVSGIGPKGALAILAAGQPVQVVQAIEQEDEKFLVKFPGVGKKTARQMILDLKGKLEDLVAVPNLFSSDDSIEEQENGPQALLEAIEALKVLGYAEREINKVKKHLLEEQLTTDQYIKKALQRLLT; this comes from the coding sequence TTGATTGAATTTGTCAAAGGGAGTATTCAATATATAAACCCAGAATATATTGTTATTGAAAATAATGGGATTGGTTATGAGATTCAAACACCAAACCCTTATGTTTTTCACGTGCAAAGTGAGGAAACTATCTATACATATCAGTACGTTCGTGAAGATGTTCTAGCTTTATACGGATTTCAAACTAGAGAAGAAAAAGCATTATTTCGCAAACTTTTACAAGTCTCTGGAATTGGTCCAAAAGGAGCACTTGCAATCTTAGCTGCTGGACAGCCAGTACAGGTTGTCCAAGCAATTGAACAAGAAGATGAAAAGTTTTTAGTGAAATTTCCAGGAGTAGGGAAAAAAACTGCTAGACAAATGATTCTTGATTTAAAAGGTAAACTTGAGGACTTAGTAGCAGTGCCAAATTTATTTTCTTCAGATGATAGTATAGAAGAACAAGAGAATGGACCACAGGCACTACTTGAAGCGATAGAAGCGCTAAAAGTTCTCGGTTATGCAGAAAGAGAAATTAATAAGGTGAAAAAACATTTACTTGAAGAACAGCTTACGACTGATCAGTATATTAAAAAAGCATTACAAAGGCTATTAACGTAG
- a CDS encoding intercompartmental signaling factor BofC yields the protein MIFSIFGLLASVIATGNDMRLHSTNDKRNADSDVYEVSGPLYKKVILERIYLDGEVSEEIVNETIWSMEDFWALYADWQLVEQNDEQIVFMRHIEDISPLLKANGYFGINDNGVLMIFEGKPAGGSRVIQSFYQIDIGKLESHQHELLKRGIPVESKDKYNQVIEAFKHFQASIP from the coding sequence ATGATTTTTTCCATTTTTGGTTTGCTAGCTTCAGTTATAGCTACAGGAAATGATATGAGATTACATTCTACGAATGACAAAAGAAATGCTGATTCGGACGTTTACGAAGTTTCTGGTCCGTTATATAAAAAGGTCATTCTTGAAAGAATCTATTTAGATGGTGAAGTAAGTGAAGAAATTGTAAATGAAACGATTTGGTCAATGGAAGACTTTTGGGCGCTATACGCTGACTGGCAACTAGTTGAACAAAATGACGAACAAATTGTTTTTATGCGCCATATTGAAGATATTTCGCCTTTATTGAAGGCAAATGGTTACTTCGGTATTAATGATAATGGTGTATTGATGATTTTTGAAGGAAAACCAGCAGGTGGGAGTCGAGTCATTCAATCTTTTTATCAAATTGATATAGGTAAACTTGAAAGTCACCAACATGAGTTATTAAAACGAGGTATTCCTGTTGAATCAAAGGATAAATATAATCAAGTCATTGAAGCGTTTAAGCACTTTCAAGCTAGTATACCATAA
- the safA gene encoding SafA/ExsA family spore coat assembly protein: MKIHIVQKGDTLWKIAQKYGVDFTELKNMNTQLSNPDMILPGMKIKVPTGNVHVKKEAAINNNVKKEAKVNVVSNVEAEVEEPIINQPQKPLPVMAEEKKEEVKPVEKTQNKALMAEENKVPYVPPMKQKHTPYYPEIDVNNYYTMNMPIVNQQPAVAPAPEYPEKPSNVLPGMMKPEEVEAEDVMEEKIEMPKMPPMPQYYPPTPQYVAPAYGYQPTPPPNFYPQAVSPMMMPEMEEETMKANVMPMEEEMVMKQNQNIAPISNVMPSVEKPPMGVSPANAPQAPYMMQPAPYCVPITPIQPGYGFGYEPYSMQPAPEGVSPEALSPDEEIDNKESVMSYENAPTIPEQAGVMPYANQQPYGVNPMVQPQAYNNHQSHHRVAPYQYYYPSAPPYQPVYPMPHYDNEDN; the protein is encoded by the coding sequence GTGAAAATCCACATTGTCCAAAAAGGTGATACATTATGGAAAATTGCTCAAAAATATGGAGTTGATTTTACAGAATTAAAAAATATGAATACACAATTAAGTAACCCGGATATGATTTTGCCTGGGATGAAAATTAAAGTACCTACTGGGAATGTTCATGTAAAAAAAGAAGCGGCTATTAACAATAATGTAAAAAAAGAAGCAAAAGTAAACGTAGTATCGAATGTCGAAGCTGAAGTGGAAGAGCCAATTATTAATCAGCCACAAAAACCTTTGCCTGTCATGGCAGAAGAGAAAAAGGAAGAAGTTAAACCGGTAGAAAAAACTCAGAACAAAGCATTAATGGCGGAAGAAAACAAAGTACCATATGTTCCTCCAATGAAGCAAAAGCATACACCCTACTATCCTGAAATAGATGTGAATAACTATTATACAATGAATATGCCGATTGTAAATCAACAACCTGCAGTTGCACCTGCACCTGAATATCCAGAAAAGCCTAGTAATGTTTTACCTGGTATGATGAAACCGGAAGAGGTAGAAGCTGAAGATGTGATGGAGGAGAAAATAGAAATGCCAAAGATGCCACCAATGCCACAATATTACCCACCTACACCACAATATGTCGCTCCAGCATACGGATATCAGCCAACACCACCTCCTAACTTTTATCCACAAGCAGTAAGCCCGATGATGATGCCAGAAATGGAAGAAGAAACAATGAAAGCTAATGTTATGCCTATGGAAGAAGAAATGGTAATGAAGCAAAACCAAAATATCGCACCTATATCAAATGTAATGCCTAGTGTTGAGAAACCTCCAATGGGGGTCTCACCAGCAAACGCACCACAAGCACCATATATGATGCAACCTGCACCATATTGTGTACCGATTACACCTATTCAGCCAGGGTACGGATTTGGCTATGAACCTTATTCAATGCAACCTGCACCGGAGGGAGTATCTCCTGAAGCGCTAAGCCCAGATGAAGAAATAGATAATAAGGAAAGTGTGATGTCTTATGAAAATGCGCCTACCATTCCAGAGCAAGCAGGGGTAATGCCATACGCTAATCAACAACCTTATGGTGTTAACCCAATGGTGCAACCACAGGCATATAATAATCATCAATCACACCATAGGGTGGCACCATATCAGTATTATTATCCATCAGCTCCACCGTATCAACCTGTTTATCCAATGCCACATTACGATAATGAAGACAATTAA
- the ruvB gene encoding Holliday junction branch migration DNA helicase RuvB: protein MEERLVCSEADIDDVSLEQSLRPQTLKQYIGQEKVKENLEIFIEAAKQRQETLDHVLLYGPPGLGKTTLATIIANEMNVNIRTTSGPAIERPGDLAAILTSLEPGDVLFIDEIHRLPRTIEEVLYPAMEDFCIDIVIGKGESSRSVRLDLPPFTLVGATTRAGSLSAPLRDRFGVLSRLEYYNEKQLTTIVERTADIVSVNIDLQAAVEIARRSRGTPRIANRLLRRVRDFAQVRGDGDITNDNAIKSLELLQVDRLGLDHIDHKLLKGIIEKFRGGPVGLETIAATIGEEAQTIEDVYEPYLLQMGFIQRTPRGRMVTNLVYDHFGMEVPNI from the coding sequence ATGGAGGAGCGCCTTGTTTGTAGTGAAGCAGATATTGATGATGTATCATTAGAGCAGAGTTTACGTCCACAAACTTTAAAGCAGTATATAGGTCAAGAAAAGGTTAAGGAGAACTTAGAAATATTTATTGAAGCAGCAAAGCAGCGTCAAGAAACATTAGATCATGTATTACTATATGGTCCACCAGGACTTGGGAAAACAACGTTAGCAACGATTATTGCTAATGAAATGAATGTGAACATTAGAACAACTTCAGGTCCTGCAATTGAACGTCCCGGTGATTTAGCAGCGATATTAACATCTTTAGAGCCTGGTGATGTTCTTTTTATTGATGAAATTCATCGTCTACCAAGAACAATAGAGGAAGTTTTATACCCAGCTATGGAAGATTTTTGCATTGATATAGTAATAGGAAAAGGAGAAAGTTCACGATCTGTTAGATTAGATCTCCCCCCATTTACTTTGGTTGGTGCAACGACGAGAGCAGGTTCATTATCAGCTCCTCTTCGTGATCGGTTCGGTGTTTTGAGTAGATTGGAATATTATAATGAAAAGCAGCTCACGACAATTGTTGAAAGGACTGCTGATATTGTCTCCGTAAATATTGACCTTCAGGCTGCAGTAGAAATAGCAAGGAGATCACGGGGAACACCAAGAATAGCAAACCGCTTACTTAGACGTGTGAGAGATTTTGCTCAAGTACGTGGTGATGGAGATATTACAAATGACAATGCTATTAAGTCGCTAGAATTATTACAAGTTGATCGATTAGGATTAGATCATATTGATCACAAACTATTAAAAGGAATAATAGAAAAATTTCGTGGAGGACCTGTGGGCCTTGAAACCATTGCGGCTACGATAGGGGAAGAAGCACAAACTATTGAAGATGTATATGAACCATATTTATTGCAAATGGGTTTTATACAACGTACTCCTAGGGGAAGAATGGTAACGAACCTCGTTTACGATCATTTCGGTATGGAGGTGCCAAACATTTGA
- a CDS encoding DUF2905 domain-containing protein has product MTGIPKVVMIVGAVIFIIGFLMQFISFGKLPGDMVIKKGNSTIYFPIVTSIILSVLLTLILFVINRLK; this is encoded by the coding sequence TTGACAGGAATACCGAAAGTTGTGATGATAGTGGGTGCGGTAATTTTTATCATTGGATTTTTGATGCAATTTATTTCTTTTGGTAAATTGCCTGGTGATATGGTTATTAAAAAAGGTAACTCGACGATTTATTTTCCGATTGTAACATCAATTATTCTTAGCGTATTATTAACTCTCATACTATTTGTCATAAACCGTCTGAAATAA